AGTATTGTCATGTCCTCTGTGTTTTTGTCAGGATGGAAGATTTAAAGAAACCTAAAGTTCAGGAAGAACACGGCTGGTCAGAAAGccgctctggagggaatggacaatagacaataggtgcaggagtaggccattcagcccttcgagccagcaccgccattcaatgtgatcattgctgatcatccccaatcagtatccccccccccccccccccccccccctcgttcctgccttctccccatattcccctgactccgctatctttaagagctctatctaactctctcttggaagtatccagagaaccggcctccaccgccttctgaggcagagaattccacagattcacaactctctgagtgacaaACAACTTTTCGGTTCGAAGAAGCATCCCATTCCAAAATATTgcatatccattccctccactaatgCTTCCTGACACGCGGACATTCCCCAGcacttttctcaagattccagcattttgtgtttcttctgTCTCCAGGCTGGTAGATAAGGCTGATAAGGTTTGGGAAGATTTTGTTATGTAGGAAAGTGAAACGTATGTCAGGTTTAGGAAGCTGAAATCAGAGAAGGCTCTCAAGCAACATAAAGGGAGCAAGAAAGAAAATCAACAAGGAATTATTAGAGCTAAAAAGGGTAGAGAAATGCCTTGGGCAAATATGTTTACACAGGGCATTTGTATGGATATTTAAAGTGTGAGGATAGCTGGGGAAAGGGTCGGTCCACTCAAGGACGGGACATGGGTATTCCTAAATGGAAACTACTTTGGCACATCGATGTTGAGATCAGGAAGAGTTGTATTGATCTCAGGAACGTATATTGATATTGGGAGGAGGATTGGGGACTTTTGAGAGGTATTCATGTGTATTAGCTCGCAGGACCTGATGGAATCAATCGCAGCATACTGGGGAAGGCAAGAGAAATATAGCTGAAATAGTGAGCGACTGCTTTGTATTCCACTTAGTACTGAGCTAGGTCATAGAAAATTGGAGACCAGATAAAGttgttcgaagatagacacaatatgctggagtaactcagcagtacaggcagcatctctggcgagaaggaatgggtgacgattcaggtcaagacacttcttcagacccgtcttgacctgaaacgtcatccattccttctccagagatgctgcctgtcctgctgagttagtccagcattttgtggctaactttggtttaaaccagcatctgcagtcccttccaacACAATTAGACATGGTAACCGTaaatagttaattaaattacGACAAGTGTAAATTGGATGCACAGACCATCAACCATTCTGTTCCTCTTTGTTCGTCAATGTCTTTCAGGCTGGAGTGGAATCGGTTCAGTTCAAATGGCAAAGAGCAATTGAAGTTTCTGCAACAATACAGACCCggactgtgtgtgtctgtgtgaacaTCTTAATGCGTTAGCATCATACCGTCGGAATGAgaatgtttagaaacatagaaacatagaaattaggtgcaggagtaggccattcggcccttcgagcctgcaccgccattcaatatgatcatggctgatcatccaactcagtatcccgtacctgccttctctccataccctctgatccccttagccacaagggccacatctaactccctcttaaatatagccaatgaactggcctcgactaccctctgtggcagagagttccagagattcaccactctctgtgtgaaaaaagttcttctcatctcggttttaaaggatttccccctaatccttaagctgtgaccccttgtcctggacttccccaacatcgggagcaatcttcctgcatctagcctgtccaacccctaagaattttgtaagtttctataagatcccctctcaatctcctaaattctagagagtataaaccaagtctatccagtctttcttcataagacagtcctgacatcccaggaatcagtctggtgaaccttctctgcactccctctatggcaataatgtccttcctcagatttggagaccaaaactgtacgcaatttctgtactcttaaaatttcacctttaaatgtcttccatttctcttccacatctttcccataaaacaaactgtcccaaactGTCCCAAACAAACTGTTTGCGTGCTGATTTCCCTTTAAACTGCAAACAATGTATACAAGAATTCACTTAACACACATACTATTTGATAAacacaaaagtagacaaaaattgatggagaaactcagactgaagaagggtctcgacccgaaatgcgcctattccttttctccatagatgctgccttagaaacatagaaaataggtgcaggaggaggccattcggccctttgagccagcactgccattcattgcgatcatggctgatcgtccccaatcaataacccgtgcctgccttctccccatatcccttgatttcactagcccctagagctctatctaactcttaaatccatccagtgatttggcctccactgccctctggcagggaatcctacaaattcacaaatctctgggtgaaaaagttttttctcacctcttaacgtcttaaatggcctcccctttataaaTGCCCtgttatgcctttttttgtcaataaatgccttttttgtaattttattatgactTTTTGCCtgatatttcagagatttttagtgcctaaacatccttgcTCTAGTGATacggttctatagattcaggatgagttcctgtggattggagggtagttaatgttatcccactttttaagaaaggcaggagagagaaaacagggaattattgacgggttagcctgacatcggtggtggggaagatgcacaagaagaggtctcagtgggtgaagcccctCTTTCAAATAAGATTCAGGTTGGGACAGTATGAGAACCTGATAGATGTGCTGCATGAGGAGGATTTTTCTGCTTTTAAAAACTTTACAAGAATATCACCTGAGctgtttaatgagctgaagacaaACATGGGCCCATTGCTGAAAAAAAAGGACACCTATATGAGAAGGCCACTGGAACCAGGCCTGTGCctagccatcaccctctgctacTTGGCTTCAGGGGACTCGTACAAGAGCCTCTCCTACAACTTACTggtggcccacaacaccatcagcaaGATAGTCCAAGAGATCCTTGAGGCCATTGTTAAGGTTAATCAAGATAAGGTGATGGACTGCCCTAgtgcaccagatgactggaagagagtggcacatggctttgacaaaagatggaactttaagcatacTTGTGGGGCAgttgatggcaagcatgtggccatCCGGTGTCTACCCAAGGGAGGGTCAAAATACTTCAATTACCAGAAGTTTCATTCCATCGTAATGTTAGCTGTGGTGGATTCAAACTACAACTTCctttatgtggatgtgggcacacctggcagtgtcgCAGATGGTAGAATCTGGAGAGAGACCTCCCTTGGGTAGGCACTGGAAgaaggaacagcaggcatgcctgatccagtacctctgccaggagaagccaACCCTGATATATTTTACGCACtggttggtgatgatgcctttgcactcaggtcctggatgatgaagccatacccgCACAGGCATTTGACAAGGGAGCAGAGGATCTTTAAATACAAGCTGTCCAGGGCTAGGAGGGTTGTTGAAAATGCATTTGACATCCTCTCAAGCAGATTTCGATGCTTGCTGACTACCATGGAGCaggagcccaagaatgtggagactaTTGTGTAtgcagcatgtgtcctccacaacctaATCCGTATCAGAGGTGCAGCATCAGCAACAGCCATGGAGGAGGGTGACTTGGTGGACAACCATACAGGAAACATAACACCAGGTGCATGGAGGACTGGAGTACACGCTGCACCTATGGTGTCACTGCAGCGATTGCCAGGTAACACCGGGAGAAAGAGTTACTACAACTCAAAACTGGGCAGTGTGCCATGGCAGAACAAATTTATTTGAGGAACAGCAGCGAACATCATACAACACAAAGCAGGAGGAGAGCCGACTGCAGACAAGAAAATTTGTTTTTCAGGACAGTTCAAATCCTGCAGATTTTGTTTAATTCCAGGTGGTGAACTTATTGAATGTTGCTGTATCTTTAAGTTAAAATGGCATTTTTGCAGATGTCTGTTCTAAAAGCAGTGCTTATCCTGCCTCTGTTTGTTTGATTAATGTAGATCTAATCTAAAAATATATATCCTTTTGAAAGCATTGCATtgtttgttttattgttttaATTTTTGCTAACATTTTATTACTCAGGTTAATCTGAAGATTTACAGAAAAAAGTTCCTTGTGCTTTCTTAGTATTTTTAGATTTGTTGATATGTATGAGAAATCCCATTACAATTCACTGTTTTGCTTGCTGTGTTGTTACATTTATCAAGGTGTAAAAATGTTCTTTTAAATTCAGTGTATTTCTTGTTCCAGTGACATTTACGAGATGTATAAATagactgtgggccgagcatcaaaaatgtgtttagaaatcagttttcgtgacccaagtcaccaaactacatgaaattttccacaaatttagatgaaatataattgagaaggatgtgataactcgtcattgccaaacgttgcacattaattaattaaactaattagaaaatgagatcgtgaaaataagcgccatctagtggccaatgcccgtattacaccatgggcagcctgtttccgtgttgcagtccatttaaactatattatacctataaatatatgtatatatatatatacaggtgcacaaccttttatccgaaagccttgggcccagacacttctcggatttctgaatttttcggatttcgaaatggaagatttttagcgtagattaggtagttggcgcgggcggcttgaaaagtctggagcggctacctcctccccggagaccggggaatcattgtaaatcattgcttaaatgttagtcagttagtttggaggaattttatgtggtgggggggtgaagggggaaactttaattcttagtcccctacctggtcagagaggcggggagcgggcaatgccttaccgggtcgccgtgcagtaagctccggagcgctgtggccgccgactcccaacatcgcggagctggggctgcgggcgtccggccgcgggcggcgccggttggagctccgaccccggcaactctacccctggctgcgcggcgctccaaatccagcgccgcccgcagccccagctccgcgatgttgggagtcggctgcCACAGcggtgggataccagcggggagcgggcaatgccttaccgggtcgccgtgcggtaagctccggagcgctgtggccgccgcatAAAAGCCTTCcatactaactgactaacatttaagcaatgatttacagatgtttaagtgtctccccggtgaggcagccgctacagtagtacagacctgggttgaccgtgggtcgtttcgggtcaagtttggcgcaaaACGCGAGCGCCAAACGCCAAATGtgagcagacgacatcctgggaaaaatgtccggttttcggagcttttcggtttccggaactccggataaaaggttgtgcacctgtatatatatatatataacttgttaatatgaatgtaatcatatataattaagtataattatattatataaaaataatatgataaatataattgtgtgtttttttaatgctcCTGAACCAAcctaattaatgggttagggcagttcttgtgggttcttccctttactgaaccccactgactgccagtgtacagagtgggggtgacggccatagtggaccggggcagtgccaggcaggcatgttccagccgctttaataggaaattaaatgagactgcagcagatgtcccaggttttaagggctcatgaacctggctaattaaagggtcaggacaaatCCTCTAGatttccccatttactgaaccccgctgactgccaaagtggggagagtgggggtgacggccatagtgggactggggcagtgccaaacctgtaagagacctgtcttatttctgatgtaaatgtcacatcctggccaagaatcgaatgctctgatgtttactcgatgaatattcattttaagctacaatgagcttatatttatgttatagaccccccccccccccccccccccccccgcccgatggtgcctttgcaaatgagggctattacctttaacttaaaagaaccctaaaagtgttgcattgtttatctctagtttgtatgtatcaaaggtatcaaaggtattttattggtcacattcacatacaccgaggtgtaatgaagtgaaatgcttttatgccattttgcagcacacaaagaaagaatacagacataacaccaatgagagtcttaaacacaaagaacatccccccacaatggcacccaccatgagggaaggcacaaagtccaatccccaaccccagttcacccatagtcgggcctattgaggcctccacagttgcctctacggaggcccgatgttcctggccgttctcgccggttggtggtgctccggcgtcggcagagtcctcacagtggcatgggaaccctggaacggccgcctccgtactggaggccgcggcttcagaagccgacaaggccgcgccggttggagatcCACAACTGGCGATTTCATCGCGAGATccaaggctcccggtgtaaagttcagcgccgccgcccgcagctggccgctccacagtcccgcagctccgcgatgttttacccggcggtctcagctcaccggagctccagcgcggcgacccaggcaaggcatcgcccgatccacgatagcgctccagcgctgtgccgccgccgaagccgaggttctgggcggtacgcgacaggaaatgccgctagtgggccgcgaggacaggtcgaagctgTAGCcccgagaaaagctgcctctctgaccaggtagggaccctgaaaggcagtttccccctccccccaccccccacacaaaaaagtctagacctccaaacaaaacactttacctaactaaaaataaaacggtgaaaagacagacaactgctggcagggcagccgtgcacaggacagcgccccctggtgtgtgtctgtgtatgcctttccaacgtgtatctgtggatggatgtatgtgtgcatgtatgtttggatgtgtacatgtatgtctgcgtgtgaatggatgtgtgtgtgtgcggatttatgtgtgcatgtatgtgtgtgtttgcatgcatggaagtgtgcgtatggatggatgtgtgtgtgtggatgtgcatatgtttgtatgtatgtgtggatcggtgggtggattgtcgcagtcattcaccggcacgctattatcataagtaattcactcattgtttaaataatttgaccaaataaacagtgaaacgatccacattaaaataaaactttatataatcattttttttccacaatttatttattttgtgtactttgaacatttacaaatgatgcaatgcGCGGGTAGGACATGCCTATGGTCAGTGTGCTCgacagttgctgtttgttgactatgaCTTGTCATGGATCAAAGCAGTCTCTTCGGGGCCcgctcatctgcttcaccatcaggaactgcctcttgaggcgattcacctgcttcaggcttttcagcgtcttgaactcaattgaaagaggaaatagaaaacagaaaatgaatgaaaagtaaaataaatcaacattctcaaatatattttatcatttttcaaggtaacatcatatgaccataagtaaaaagatttgttgcttgagtcctatcattacctttcttccttctagactttgccatcgctcgatttattgttgttatgttgcagaagtgacTATAGCATTCTGCATGATAACCCGGaatacactgctgcctcctaataatggaagataatatgtgtcagggtgtattttatatcttttcatgttttatgttatgtaagacaatatcgacatatcaatgagcaaattaaacatgtatgcatgtccaggtagatgggatggcaagtctgcaaattatcaaattagtgttcattaaagcacagtgaatgtccacacaaaacacttttgtgaggacaggctctgaagagtggaggggcagaagtTGCAGAAAAAGaaatctcatattacttaggtctgcatggacttcaattcataaaatggcaATCTCTTCTTAATTTCAATTAGACTGACTAATTTATTGCCATAgataagacttcaagttcaagtgcaggagcagcgggtgcagaatagctagagaaagaaacatctcatagtacctaggtctgcatggacttccattcataaagtgtcaacctctatttaatgtcaatgagacttatactgtaatttactacaattgaCAGTACAagtacctaacagtagtagtgaagttggagatggtatcaaacaggaaattagaaatgtgtgcgacaaaggcaaaacagttataatgggtgacttcaatctacatatagattgggtgaatcaaattggcaggggtgttgaggaagaggatttcttggaatgtatgcgggatagttatctaaatcaacatgtagaggaaccaacgagagagcaggccattttagactgggtattgagtaatgaggaagggttagttagcagtcttgctgtacgtgcccccttgtgcaagagtgaccataatatggttgagttcttcattaggatggagagtgacattgttaattcagaaacaatggttctgaacttaaagaaaggtaactttgaggttatgagacgtgaattggccaaggttgaatggcaattaattctaaaagggttgacggtggatatgcaatggaaggcatttaaagactgcatggatgaactacaaaaattgttcatcccagtttggcaaaagaataaatcagggaaggtagtgcatccgtgg
This sequence is a window from Amblyraja radiata isolate CabotCenter1 chromosome 10, sAmbRad1.1.pri, whole genome shotgun sequence. Protein-coding genes within it:
- the LOC116977459 gene encoding uncharacterized protein LOC116977459, encoding MHKKRSQWVKPLFQIRFRLGQYENLIDVLHEEDFSAFKNFTRISPELFNELKTNMGPLLKKKDTYMRRPLEPGLCLAITLCYLASGDSYKSLSYNLLVAHNTISKIVQEILEANPDIFYALVGDDAFALRSWMMKPYPHRHLTREQRIFKYKLSRARRVVENAFDILSSRFRCLLTTMEQEPKNVETIVYAACVLHNLIRIRGAASATAMEEGDLVDNHTGNITPGAWRTGVHAAPMVSLQRLPGNTGRKSYYNSKLGSVPWQNKFI